The following proteins are encoded in a genomic region of Ctenopharyngodon idella isolate HZGC_01 chromosome 12, HZGC01, whole genome shotgun sequence:
- the mfsd13a gene encoding transmembrane protein 180: protein MGRRVWGLCQGASTAVLYGSLALFVSILHNVFLLYYVETFVSVYKIDKLSFWVGETVFLIWNSLNDPLFGWLSDRSFLSTPQSGSQITSPEVVLKRLQALSRSGPLFALSFLAFWVSWTWPGLQFLICLCLYDGFLTVVDLNHNALLADLAVSAHDRTRLNFHSSLFSALGSLSVFLSYSFWNKEDFYSFRLFCVTLATVSMLGFFIVSRLLRHRFENEVHPRKNESQALTELSVGQAPFTSPEKPVTLGEYLKQLSRHKNFMWFVSMNLVQVFHCHFNSNFFPLFLEHLLSDRISASTGSFLLGFSYIAPHLNNLYFLTLCQRLGVYQVVRGLFLLKLGLSVAMLLAGADQVYLLCIFIASNRVFTEGTCKLLNLVITDLVDEDFVLNHRQQAASALLFGMVALVTKPGQTFAPLVGTWLLCLYTGYDIFERNSVAEAPIAAPAVPVPLRQGCFYLLVFVPISCALLQLLAWSRFTLHGRKLQNIKSLRQGAQHSHLIDVKAI from the exons ATGGGAAGGAGGGTATGGGGCCTCTGCCAGGGCGCCTCAACAGCTGTGCTCTATGGCTCCCTGGCTCTGTTCGTCTCCATTCTCCACAACGTTTTCTTACTGTATTACGTGGAGACCTTTGTGTCTGTTTACAAGATCGACAAGTTATCATTTTGGGTGGGAGAG ACTGTGTTTCTGATATGGAATAGCCTGAACGACCCTCTTTTTGGCTGGCTGAGTGACCGTTCATTCCTGAGCACTCCTCA GTCTGGGTCGCAAATCACGTCCCCTGAGGTGGTTTTAAAGCGTCTACAGGCACTCTCCCGTAGCGGGCCTCTCTTTGCCCTCTCGTTCCTGGCCTTCTGGGTGTCCTGGACCTGGCCTGGACTGCAGTTCCTCATCTGCCTGTGCCTTTACGATGGCTTCCTCACGGTGGTCGACCTCAACCACAATGCCCTCCTGGCTGATCTGGCCGTGTCTGCACATGACCGCACACGCCTCAACTTCCACAGTTCCTTGTTCAGTGCATTGGGCTCACTGTCTGTTTTCCTTTCTTACTCCTTCTGGAACAAGGAAGACTTTTACTCCTTCAGGCTCTTCTGTGTGACTCTAGCCACTGTCTCAATGCTAGGCTTTTTCATTGTTTCACGTCTCCTGCGGCACCGGTTTGAGAACGAAGTTCATCCACGCAAGAACGAGAGCCAAGCACTCACTGA ACTGAGTGTCGGTCAAGCTCCTTTTACCTCACCTGAGAAGCCAGTCACTCTTGGAGAATATCTAAAGCAGTTGTCACGCCATAAGAACTTTATGTGGTTTGTCTCTATGAACCTTGTACAG GTATTCCACTGCCATTTCAACAGCAATTTCTTTCCTCTGTTTTTGGAGCATCTCCTGTCAGACCGTATCTCTGCCTCCACCGGTTCCTTCCTGCTGG GCTTTTCTTACATTGCACCTCATCTGAACAATCTCTACTTCTTGACGCTGTGCCAAAGACTGGGTGTCTACCAGGTTGTCCGTGGGCTTTTCCTCTTGAAGCTGGGCCTCAGCGTAGCCATGCTTCTAGCCGGGGCGGACCAGGTGTACCTGCTCTGCATCTTTATTGCTAG TAATCGCGTCTTCACCGAAGGCACTTGTAAACTTCTGAACCTGGTGATCACAGACCTAGTGGATGAGGACTTTGTGTTGAACCACCGGCAACAAGCAGCTTCTGCCCTGCTCTTTGGTATGGTTGCCTTGGTAACCAAGCCTGGTCAGACCTTTGCCCCTCTTGTTGGTACCTGGCTGCTATGTCTCTACACAG GATATGACATCTTCGAGAGGAACTCGGTGGCAGAAGCACCGATTGCAGCTCCTGCGGTTCCTGTGCCACTGCGTCAGGGTTGCTTTTACCTGCTGGTGTTTGTGCCCATTTCCTGTGCCCTTCTGCAGCTGCTGGCGTGGTCTCGCTTTACTCTGCATGGGCGAAAGCTACAAAACATCAAGTCCCTAAGGCAAGGTGCCCAACACAGCCACCTTATTGATGTCAAGGCTATCTAA